Genomic window (Streptomyces yatensis):
CTGAACGGGACGCTGTCGGGCGGGACCGCCTCGGTCACCGCGAGCGGTCTCAGCGGCGGCACCCATATCGTCACCGCCACCTACAACGGCGACGCCAACTTCACCTCGTCCACCGGCACCACGGCCGTCCTGGTGATCCCGGCGTCGACGACGACCACGGTGACCTCGGCCCCGGACCCGTCGACGCTGGGGCAGTCGGTGACGTTCACCGCCAAGGTCACCCCGGTCGCGCCCGGTGCGGGCACCCCGACCGGCCTGGTCACCTTCATCATCGGCGGCAGCGGCGGCGGTACGTTCACCCAGCCGCTGTCCGGCGGCATGGCCACGCTCAGCCTCAGCACCCTCGGTGTCGGCACCCACGCCGTGGTGGTCGCCTACAGCGGCAGCACGGACTTCCTGCCGTCCACCGGCACCGACACCCACACCGTGAACCCCGGCCCCGCGGCGACGACCACCACGCTGACCTCCTCGGTCAACCCGTCCGTCTTCGGGCAGCCGGTCACGTACACCGCCACGGTCACCCCGAACCCGCCCGCCACCGGCACCCCGACCGGAACGGTCACCTTCGTGATCAGCGACCCCGACGGGGTCACCTCCACCCAACCGCTGGTGGGCGGCACGGCGACGTTCACCACCAGCGGACCGGGCACGGGGCCGCACACCGTGACCGCCACCTACAGCGGTGATACCAACTTCGCCCCGTCGACGTCGGCGCCGCTCACGCAGATGGTGAACTTCGCGAACTCCCGGACCTCGATCAGCTCCAACCCCAACCCGTCCGAGGCGGGCACACCCGTCGACTTCGTCGCCTTCGTGGAAGCCATCCCGCCCGGCGACGGTACCCCGACGGGACCGGTCACCTTCACCCTCACCAACGGTGTGGACACGATCACCACCAGTCCCACCCTGGACACCAATGGATTCGCCTTCCTCGAACTGGCGCTGCCGGCGGGCAACTGGGAGGTCGAGGCCGTCTACGAGGGGGACGCCAATTTCGGCGCCTCCGGCGTCTCCGAGTACATCCAGGTCGTCACGGAGCCGGACAGCGGCACGGTGACCACCAGCACGAGCTGATCCCACAGCACTGGTCCCCGCCGCCGCCGAAAGGGGCAGTGGCGGGGACCAGCCACGCACATCGGCCGTCGGCCCGCACGGAAAGCCCGATCCGCGCGTATATGGGTCGTATGCGGGTAAACGACAGGTGTGTCCGTCAAGACGCCGCGATGGGGCACGATGCTGCTGGCCGTCCTCGTCGCTCTGACGGCGGTGCTGCTCACCGCCGGGGGCGCCCGTGCCGAAACGGATGTGAACAAGATCGGCAAGGCGCTGCGGAACAGCCCCGTCTACGTCGATCCCGGCGCCTCCGACGAACTGAGCCCCGCACAGGCGCGCCGCCTTGTGGCACATATCCGCGACGCCGGCGTGCCCGTCTACGTCGCCGTCCTGCCGGACAA
Coding sequences:
- a CDS encoding Ig-like domain-containing protein yields the protein MASPTVTLVTASPNPAVSGQSVTLTATVIPLGAGTPTGTVTFVVSGGPTLNGTLSGGTASVTASGLSGGTHIVTATYNGDANFTSSTGTTAVLVIPASTTTTVTSAPDPSTLGQSVTFTAKVTPVAPGAGTPTGLVTFIIGGSGGGTFTQPLSGGMATLSLSTLGVGTHAVVVAYSGSTDFLPSTGTDTHTVNPGPAATTTTLTSSVNPSVFGQPVTYTATVTPNPPATGTPTGTVTFVISDPDGVTSTQPLVGGTATFTTSGPGTGPHTVTATYSGDTNFAPSTSAPLTQMVNFANSRTSISSNPNPSEAGTPVDFVAFVEAIPPGDGTPTGPVTFTLTNGVDTITTSPTLDTNGFAFLELALPAGNWEVEAVYEGDANFGASGVSEYIQVVTEPDSGTVTTSTS